Below is a window of Paraburkholderia kururiensis DNA.
GCCGGTAAGCCGGGCGTGCTGCTGTTCATTCACGGCGGCGTGTGGATCGTGGGCAATTTCCAGAACCATCAGCGTCTGTTGCGGGACCTGGTGGTGGACTCCGGACAGATCGGCGTATTCGTGGAGTACACGTCGCTGCCCGCGGCGCGCTTTCCTACCCAGCTCGATCAGTCCTATGCCGCACTGAAATGGGTGGCGGCCCACGCCGGCGAGTTCGGCGCGGACGGCGGCCGCATCGCCGTGGCGGGCAATTCGGTAGGCGGCAACATGACTGCGGCGCTCACGCTCATGGCGAAAGACCGCGGCGGCCCGAAGATCAGCTATCAGGTGCTCATGATTCCGGCGACGGACGCGAGCGTGGACACCGCGTCCTATCACGAGTACGGCACCGGCCGGTTCCTTGCCCGCGCATTCATGAAGTACGGCTGGGACCTGTACGCGCCCACTGCCGCCGAGCGCAACAACCCCTACGTCTCGCCGCTGCGCGCGAGCCTGCAACAGTTGCACGGACTTCCGCCCGCGCTCGTCGTCACCGCGGAAAACGACCCCTTGCGCGACGAAGGCGAAGCCTACGCCCGCAAGCTCAAGGAGGCCGGCGTTTCGGTCATCGCCACGCGTTATAACGGGATGATCCACGACTTCGTGTTGTTGAACGGCATTCAGAGCGATCCCGAGCCGCAGGCCGCGATCCGCCAGATTTCGGCCGAGATCAAGGCGCATCTCGCGCCTTGATCCGGTCTGCCCAGCCATGAAGTGCCTGCTCGCCCTGCTCCCGGTGACGATTGCCGGCATCGTCAGCCGCAGACGCAACAGCGTGTCGCCGTGCAAGGCGGCGCGCGTCGCCACCTGCGGCGAGATGGCCGCCATGGTCGCGCACGAACTGGGACAGCCGCTCGCGGCCATCGGTGCGGAAAGCGCCGCGGCGCTGAACTGGCTGGGCAGGGATTCGCCCGACATCGACAACACGTTGTCGTGTCTGCGGCGTATCACGACGGAATGCCAGCGCGCCGCGGAGATCATCCGGCACCTGCGCGCGCTGACCATGCGCACGCCGCCGCACGTTGCGCCGCTCTTCATCAACGACGTGGTGGAAGAGGTTCTGCCGCTCGTGCGGCGCGAACTGCTGCACCACGACGTGACGCTCACGACACGGCTCGATCCCGACCTGCGCCCCGCGCTGGGCGACCGCGTTCAGCTTGCCCAGGTGATCGTGAATCTCGTGATGAACGGCATTCAGGCCATGGAGCGGGCCGCCGGCCCTGAACGCGAGCTCGTCATCGAATCGCGCGGCGACTGTCGCGGCCACGTCATCGTCGCCGTGCGCGATTCGGGCGTGGGCATCTGTACGGAACAGGCGCAGCGGCTGTTCGAGCCGTTCTTTACGACGAAGCCCGACGGTCTGGGCCTCGGGTTGTCGATCTGCCGCGCGATCATTCAGTCGCTGGGCGGCGAAATATCGATGCGAAACAATGACGGGCCGGGTGCCACCGTGGAATTCAGCGTGCCCACGGCAAGCGCCGTGCCCTGCGGATTCGGGCAGCGGAGCGCGTTATGACGGGGACGACAGGCGGCGCAAACGAGCCGACCGTCTTCGTGATAGACGACGACAGCGCGATGCGCGAGGCCGTGCAATCGTTGCTCGACTCGGTGGGTTTGAACGTGAAGCTGTTCGCCGCCGCACAGGCGTTCCTCGCGCTCGATCTGCCCGACGTACCCAGTTGCGTCGTGCTCGACGTCAGGCTCAAGGGACAAAGCGGGCTCGCGGTGCAGAAGCACATTGCGCACACGCTGCGCCTTCCCGTCATCCTGATGACGGCGCACGCCGACATTGCCATGTCTGTCGACGCCATGAAGGCCGGCGCCGTCGATTTCCTGTCGAAGCCCTTCCGGGCTCAAGACATGATCGACGCGGTGACGCGCGGGCTGGAGGCCGACCGCAAGCGGCGCGCAGCCGAACGCTCCGCAGCCGTGTTGCGCACCTGCTATGAACTGCTGACGCCGCGAGAGCGCACCATCATGACGATGGTGGCGAACGGATTGCTGAACAGGCAGATCGCGACCGAGCTGAACCTGAGCGAGATCACGGTGAAACTGTATCGCGGCCAGGCGATGAAAAAAATGCAGTCGCCGTCGCTCGCGGATTTCGTGCTGAAGGCCGACGCGTTGGGCCTCGTCGATCGCGAGAACCGGTTGGCGGGCAATGACTGATTGCGCGACTGAATACGCAACGGTGCGGGCAACCCGAAGACTCAACTGTTGCGCACCTTCGCCACGGCGGCGGCTTCGCCCGGCTGGTTGATGCCGAGCGCTTCCGCCTTGCGTACGAAGTCGGCGAGCGAACGCGATTCCATCTTCTTCATGGCCTGCCCGCGATGAATCTTCACGGTGATTTCGCTCAGGTTCAGCTCGGCCGCAATCTGCTTGTTCATGAGCCCGCTCGCCACGAAGGCCATCACTTCGCGCTCGCGCGCCGATAAGGTCGCGTACCGCCGGCGAAGATCGGCAAGCGAGCGGTGCTCGCTTCTCCACTGCTCGTCGCGTGCAAGCGCCGCCGTCACCGCATCCAGCATGTCCTGCTCGCGGAACGGCTTGGCGAGAAAGTCCATGGCGCCCGCCTTCATCGCCTTCACCGACATCGCAATGTCGCCATACGCGGTCATGAAGATGACAGGCAGATGCAGGTCCGCAGCCGCGATCTGCTCCTGAACCGCGAGACCGCTCTGGCCTTTCAGGCGCACGTCGAGAATGAGGCAGCTGGGCACGTCCGGCTTGTCGAACGCGAGAAATTCCGCCGCCGAGGCAAACGCCTCCACGCGCAGTCCCACTGAGCGAAGCAGCATGTCCACGGCCGTTCGCATCGACTCGTCGTCGTCGACGACGTAGACGATGGATTGCCCGGCCGGATCTTCCGCGTCAGTGCTCATGACACATTTCCTCATGGAGTGGCAACACGAACTGCATGACCGCACCCGGATGCTCGCGGGACTCGGCCCAGATACGGCCGCCGTGCGCTTCCACGATGGACCGGCAGATCGACAGTCCCATGCCCATGCCATCCTCTTTTGTCGTGAAGAACGCGCTGAAGAGACGATCGAAGTCTGCCTCGCAAATTCCCGTGCCGGTGTCTTCCACCACCACCTGCGCATGGCGCCTGTCGAATGCGCGTGTGCGAACCACGAGGCGCCGCGCCCCGGGCTTGATGCCCGACATGGCCTGCACCGCATTCAGCATGAGGTTGACCACCACCTGCTGCAACTGCACGCGGTCGCCGCGCACGCGCTGCGGCGCCGCCGAATAGTCGGTTTCGACGTCGACCTTTTGACTCTCCAGCTCGCGCCGAACGAGGTCGAGCGATTCTCTCACAACCATATTCAGATCGAGCACGGCCTCGTCCGGCGCGCGTTTGCGCGCCATGCCGCGAATGCGGCGGATCACGTCGGTGGAGCGCTTCGCGTCGCGAGTCATCTGTTCGATGGATTGCCGCGCTTCCGCCACGTCGGGCGTGGGCCGGTCGAGCCAGCGCAAAGCGGCGTCGCCCGCCGTTACGATGGCCGCGAGCGGCTGCGTCACTTCGTGCGCAATCGATGCGGCCAGTTCACCCAGCATCGTCACGCGCGTGGCATGCGCAAGTTCGGCCGTGGAGCGGTCGAGCGCGTCCTGCGCGACGACTCGCTCTGTAATGTCCATGAGCGCGCCGACATACTCGGCGTCGGCCTGCTGCGCCACCAGGTGCGCGACATAGTGGACGTGCTTCACGCGGGCGTCGGGCATCAGAAGACGAAACTGGATGTCGACGTACGGCTCGCCCGTCAACACGCGGTGCTGCGCTTCGCCCACGGCGGCGGCGTCCTCGGGATGAACGCGCGCCACGATCTGCTCGATGCCGGGCGCCACATCCGTGGACACTTCGAAAATACGGTACGTCTCTTCCGACCACCACATGGCCCCGTCGGCCAGCCGCGTGGCGATGCTGCCCGTGTGGCTGAGACGCTGCGCGTCCGAGAGAAAGGCTTCGCTGCGTCGCAACGCGTGCTCCACCTGCTTGCGGTCCGTGATGTCGTTGTTGGTGGCGAGAATGGCGACGGGCTGGCCGCGCAGGTCCCGCCACAGCGCCCAGCGGCTCGAGATCATCACGGTCTCGCCGTCTTTGCGCACGCGCTGCAACTCGCCTTGCCATCCGCCGGAGCGCAGCACTTCGCGGCGAATGTCTTCGAGCGAGATGGCGGCGTGCGTCCGCGTCAGTTCGTGAATGGGCTGGCCGATGGCCTGCGCGGCGGTCCAGCCGTAAAGCTTTTCCGCGCCCTGATTCCAGAACGTGATCCTGTCGTTCATGTCGTGCGCGACGATGGCATCGTGCGTGAGGTCGAGCAACTCGAGCCGCTCGCGCAGGATCGCCGTATTGGCCTGATCGCGCAGTGCGAGCATGGCCGTGGTCACGATGGCGAGCAGGCTCACCGCGCAACGCGCCACCGCGCCGCCCGAATAGTGCTCGTCGTGCGAGAGCGCGAAAGCGAGCAGCGTCAGCGCCACACACCCGTAAGCGACAGCCGTGGTCGTGCGGCGCGACCCCGTGGACGCCACCAGCAGCACCACGACGACGTACAGAACGGCGATGGCGATATCGAGCGGCGTGAACGCGTCGATGGCGAACACGACCAGCGCGACGGCGCCCGCCACCGCATACGGCAGGCCCGCGTTCTCACGCCAGAGCCTCGTCGATCCCGGATTCAACACCATCGCCATCCCGCGGCATGCCGCCCCAAGAAAAAGAAAAGCGGCATGCGCGCGTGTTCAACGCGCCGCATCCGCGCCACCGGTCTTCACGGTTTCCAGATGACGCGAGACCTCGGCGGCGTCCACAGGCTTGCTCAGCACACAGAGCGCGCCGATCTCGAGCGCCTGGCGGCGCACGAGGTCCGACGCGAAGGCCGAAATGAAAATGACAGGCAGCCTGACACCGCTGTCCAGAAGACGCCGGTACATCTCCAGCCCGGAAATGCCGGGCATCTGCACGTCGGAGATGATGCAGGTCACGCCGTCTACTTCGTCGCTTGCAAGGAACTGCTCCGCGGATGCGTAGAGCCTTGCCCCCCAGCCAAGCGAACGGACGAGGCTCGACGTTGCGACGCGCACGGACTCGTCGTCGTCGATAATCGAAACGATCGGATTCATGTGCAAACGACGGGTCCTCGGCCGAAATGACGCTGACAGCGGGCGGGACTGCCCGCTACGTCGAACCGATCTTAATGAAAACGCCCCGCCGCGAAAATCATATGTAGGTATAGGGGCGGCTGCATCGCGAAAGACGGCTTGCCGGCCCGTCAAGCCTCGATGAACGCGAGCAGGTCGGCGTTCACCTTGTCCGCGTGCGTCGTGCACATGCCGTGCGGCGCGCCCGGATAGACCTTCAGGCGGCCGTCGGGAACGATCTCGGCGGAAAGCCGGCCCGAATCGTCGAGCGGCACGATCTGGTCGTCGTCGCCCTGCAACACGAGCGTGGGCACGGTCATCTTCTTCAGGTCGCCGGTGAAGTCGGTTTCCGAAAACGCCTTGATGCAGTCGTACGCGCCCTTGATGGAGCACTGCATGCCCGCGTACCAGAACGCATCCACGGTGCCCTGCGACGGGCTTGCGCCCGCCCGGTTGAAACCGTAGAACGGCGTGGCCAGGTCCTTGAAAAACTGCGAGCGGTTTTCGATGACGTTCTTGCGAATGTCGTCGAACACGGAAAGGGGCAAGCCGCCGGGATTCGCAGGCGTTTTCAGCATGAGCGGCGGCACCGCGGCGATCAGCACAGCCTTCGCCACGCGGCCCGTGCCGTGCCGGCCGATGTAGCGCGCCACCTCGCCACCGCCCGTGGAGTGCCCCACCAGCACCGCATCTTTCAGATCGAGAAAGTCGATCAGTTCCGCCAGGTCGTCTGCGTAACGGTTCATGTCGTTGCCCGCCCACGGCTGGCTGGACCGCCCGTGGCCGCGCCGGTCGTGCGCGATGACGCGATAACCGCGCGCGGCGAGATACATCATCTGCGCATCCCACGCGTCGGCATTCAGCGGCCAGCCGTGCGAGAACACGACGGGCCGGCCTTCGCCCCAGTCTTTGTAGAAGAGTTCCGTGCCGTCTTTCAATACGAGCGTTGCCATCGTTCATGCTCCCGGTCGATGCCGCTTTCGCGGCGCTGCGCGAGGCAGGCCGCATACGGCGGTTCGCGCGACGCTCCGCTCGCCTGCCTCTTGCAGGCGGCCTGGTCGCGCACCGGCATCAGTATCGAAGCGCACGGGCCCGAGCCTTTTCGGTGCGAACCGGCGTTTTCCGATTTGCACGGTCGGCGCGCGCGCCGGCTTCGTTGCTTCGCGGCATGGGCTCACCCGCCGTCGTGCAAATCGGCTGCACGGCGGGCGAATTCGAAAGCCGCGAGGCACGCGAACGCTCAACATCGGCTCATGAATCGGCCACCCGGCCCTTGCCACGTCGCGATCTCCGCCCCACGAGAATGATCATCAGAAACCACGAGAACTGGCTTCGCATGCTCTTCGTCTGGAAGGGCTCGGTGCTTCGCACGATCATTCCGCAACTCGCGCTGCTGCTGCTCGTTGCGTTGTTCGCGCTCTTCACCGACGGCGCGATCTTCGGCGAAAAGATCCTGCCCGATACCACGCCCTTTACGCTGATCGGGCTGACGCTCGCCATCTTTCTCGCGTTTCGCAACAACGCGAGCTACCAGTGCTACGTCGAGGCGCGGGCGCTGTGGGGCGAGGCGCTCGTCGTCTCGCGCGCCTTCGCGTCGCACCTGTTGTGCTTCGCGCCCGCTGTCTCTCACGAGGACAGAGCCGAACTGGTGAAGCGCATCATCGCGTTCGCGCATGCGCTGAAGTCGCAATTGCGGCCCGTGTCCATGCTCGACGGCGCGCCACGCGCAGATTCGACGCACGCTGCCGCCAGCGACCCCATCGCCACAGCGAAGGCCTACCCCGCCGCGGCGATACTCCACGAAATGCGGCAACGCATTGCCGCGCTCACGACGGCGGGCGACGTGCGCGATACGTCGCTATACGTCTGGAACCAGCACATCGACGAGCTTCATGCCGTAGCGGGCGGCTGCGAACGCATCGCGTCGACGCCCATGCCGTTTCCGTATGCGGTGCTCGTTCACCGCACCGTCTACACCTACTGCCTGCTGCTGCCGTTCGGGCTCGTGAATTCCGTCGGCATCTTTACGCCGCTCATTTCCGTCTTTCTTTCGTACACGCTGCTGGCGCTGGAAGCCATCGCGGCAGAG
It encodes the following:
- a CDS encoding response regulator transcription factor, with translation MTGTTGGANEPTVFVIDDDSAMREAVQSLLDSVGLNVKLFAAAQAFLALDLPDVPSCVVLDVRLKGQSGLAVQKHIAHTLRLPVILMTAHADIAMSVDAMKAGAVDFLSKPFRAQDMIDAVTRGLEADRKRRAAERSAAVLRTCYELLTPRERTIMTMVANGLLNRQIATELNLSEITVKLYRGQAMKKMQSPSLADFVLKADALGLVDRENRLAGND
- a CDS encoding alpha/beta hydrolase, which codes for MTQTASAAPDAATDPRIDPQVRAFLREINKDTSPFWELPQPKPQEILTALQNKTPVDMSGASTTEQTITQDGQTVKIYIMKPDQVAGKPGVLLFIHGGVWIVGNFQNHQRLLRDLVVDSGQIGVFVEYTSLPAARFPTQLDQSYAALKWVAAHAGEFGADGGRIAVAGNSVGGNMTAALTLMAKDRGGPKISYQVLMIPATDASVDTASYHEYGTGRFLARAFMKYGWDLYAPTAAERNNPYVSPLRASLQQLHGLPPALVVTAENDPLRDEGEAYARKLKEAGVSVIATRYNGMIHDFVLLNGIQSDPEPQAAIRQISAEIKAHLAP
- a CDS encoding alpha/beta fold hydrolase, whose product is MATLVLKDGTELFYKDWGEGRPVVFSHGWPLNADAWDAQMMYLAARGYRVIAHDRRGHGRSSQPWAGNDMNRYADDLAELIDFLDLKDAVLVGHSTGGGEVARYIGRHGTGRVAKAVLIAAVPPLMLKTPANPGGLPLSVFDDIRKNVIENRSQFFKDLATPFYGFNRAGASPSQGTVDAFWYAGMQCSIKGAYDCIKAFSETDFTGDLKKMTVPTLVLQGDDDQIVPLDDSGRLSAEIVPDGRLKVYPGAPHGMCTTHADKVNADLLAFIEA
- a CDS encoding bestrophin family protein, whose protein sequence is MIIRNHENWLRMLFVWKGSVLRTIIPQLALLLLVALFALFTDGAIFGEKILPDTTPFTLIGLTLAIFLAFRNNASYQCYVEARALWGEALVVSRAFASHLLCFAPAVSHEDRAELVKRIIAFAHALKSQLRPVSMLDGAPRADSTHAAASDPIATAKAYPAAAILHEMRQRIAALTTAGDVRDTSLYVWNQHIDELHAVAGGCERIASTPMPFPYAVLVHRTVYTYCLLLPFGLVNSVGIFTPLISVFLSYTLLALEAIAAEMAQPFGTTQNSLALDSIVRHIERTLLEMCGAPLPPPIPTRDGYELT
- a CDS encoding sensor histidine kinase; its protein translation is MKCLLALLPVTIAGIVSRRRNSVSPCKAARVATCGEMAAMVAHELGQPLAAIGAESAAALNWLGRDSPDIDNTLSCLRRITTECQRAAEIIRHLRALTMRTPPHVAPLFINDVVEEVLPLVRRELLHHDVTLTTRLDPDLRPALGDRVQLAQVIVNLVMNGIQAMERAAGPERELVIESRGDCRGHVIVAVRDSGVGICTEQAQRLFEPFFTTKPDGLGLGLSICRAIIQSLGGEISMRNNDGPGATVEFSVPTASAVPCGFGQRSAL
- a CDS encoding ATP-binding protein, which codes for MVLNPGSTRLWRENAGLPYAVAGAVALVVFAIDAFTPLDIAIAVLYVVVVLLVASTGSRRTTTAVAYGCVALTLLAFALSHDEHYSGGAVARCAVSLLAIVTTAMLALRDQANTAILRERLELLDLTHDAIVAHDMNDRITFWNQGAEKLYGWTAAQAIGQPIHELTRTHAAISLEDIRREVLRSGGWQGELQRVRKDGETVMISSRWALWRDLRGQPVAILATNNDITDRKQVEHALRRSEAFLSDAQRLSHTGSIATRLADGAMWWSEETYRIFEVSTDVAPGIEQIVARVHPEDAAAVGEAQHRVLTGEPYVDIQFRLLMPDARVKHVHYVAHLVAQQADAEYVGALMDITERVVAQDALDRSTAELAHATRVTMLGELAASIAHEVTQPLAAIVTAGDAALRWLDRPTPDVAEARQSIEQMTRDAKRSTDVIRRIRGMARKRAPDEAVLDLNMVVRESLDLVRRELESQKVDVETDYSAAPQRVRGDRVQLQQVVVNLMLNAVQAMSGIKPGARRLVVRTRAFDRRHAQVVVEDTGTGICEADFDRLFSAFFTTKEDGMGMGLSICRSIVEAHGGRIWAESREHPGAVMQFVLPLHEEMCHEH
- a CDS encoding response regulator transcription factor codes for the protein MHMNPIVSIIDDDESVRVATSSLVRSLGWGARLYASAEQFLASDEVDGVTCIISDVQMPGISGLEMYRRLLDSGVRLPVIFISAFASDLVRRQALEIGALCVLSKPVDAAEVSRHLETVKTGGADAAR
- a CDS encoding response regulator transcription factor yields the protein MSTDAEDPAGQSIVYVVDDDESMRTAVDMLLRSVGLRVEAFASAAEFLAFDKPDVPSCLILDVRLKGQSGLAVQEQIAAADLHLPVIFMTAYGDIAMSVKAMKAGAMDFLAKPFREQDMLDAVTAALARDEQWRSEHRSLADLRRRYATLSAREREVMAFVASGLMNKQIAAELNLSEITVKIHRGQAMKKMESRSLADFVRKAEALGINQPGEAAAVAKVRNS